One part of the Microbulbifer sp. THAF38 genome encodes these proteins:
- a CDS encoding glutaminyl-peptide cyclotransferase yields the protein MYRLTLRSWIPLLLSCLLPIAAQAQLKATPFSILEERQRGGDHFTQGLYFDGQRWWESSGLYRRSWLAEYTDPSEKPVRRKWLPGRLFAEGLTVLGDKLYLLTYKAGELHIYSASDLQHLGVKQYSGEGWGLTSDGESLIMSNGSNKLTFRDPDTFEVKRQLKVHGAGEIWSNLNELEFAEGLIWANIWQDSRIIAIDPKRGEVRGAIDLGRLNPDVLQHPDTVANGIAWDKNRNGLWVTGKFWKQLYLIRPQGLGFTKSTDH from the coding sequence ATGTACCGACTTACTCTCCGCAGCTGGATACCGCTGCTCTTATCTTGCCTGCTGCCAATAGCAGCACAAGCACAGCTAAAGGCAACCCCCTTCTCCATTCTGGAGGAGCGCCAACGGGGTGGGGATCATTTCACCCAGGGACTCTATTTCGACGGCCAACGCTGGTGGGAAAGCAGTGGCCTCTACCGCCGCTCTTGGCTCGCCGAGTATACCGACCCCAGCGAAAAACCTGTAAGGCGCAAATGGCTACCGGGCAGGCTGTTTGCCGAAGGGCTTACCGTTTTGGGCGATAAGCTCTACCTACTTACCTATAAAGCCGGTGAATTGCATATCTACAGCGCCAGTGATCTGCAGCATTTAGGGGTTAAGCAATACAGTGGCGAGGGCTGGGGGCTTACCAGCGATGGCGAATCCCTGATTATGAGTAATGGCAGCAATAAACTGACCTTTCGCGATCCCGACACCTTTGAGGTCAAGCGTCAGCTCAAGGTACATGGGGCGGGAGAAATCTGGTCGAATCTGAATGAGCTCGAATTTGCCGAGGGCTTGATCTGGGCCAATATCTGGCAAGACAGTCGCATCATCGCCATAGATCCCAAGAGAGGTGAAGTACGTGGCGCTATCGATCTAGGTCGGCTTAATCCGGATGTACTCCAACACCCGGACACTGTGGCCAATGGCATCGCTTGGGATAAAAACCGAAATGGACTCTGGGTGACGGGGAAATTCTGGAAACAACTCTACCTCATCCGGCCTCAGGGCCTGGGCTTTACTAAAAGCACAGACCATTGA
- the mnmC gene encoding bifunctional tRNA (5-methylaminomethyl-2-thiouridine)(34)-methyltransferase MnmD/FAD-dependent 5-carboxymethylaminomethyl-2-thiouridine(34) oxidoreductase MnmC — protein MSKSGKHADIQWREDGQPLSRAYDDIYFSTASGLEETRYVFLQQNALAERWATLPENATFTIGETGFGTGLNFLAAWELWLKTAPKNAQLHFITVEKFPLHPQDLQRALALWPQLQPYCQALIEAYPPLLAEGVHRLQFGPVKLTLIIGEASQALDSLRIQQENRDRYVDAWFLDGFAPAKNPDMWTEELFANMARLSRPGATFATFTCAGLVKRGLREAGFALRKVPGFGSKREMLCGTLEQLHNSQHHNTPWHLPRSEPQQPQSATVIGGGISGATIARALAERGVQVQIIERGPAPGSGGSGNDQGILYGKLSPKPGPNGDFNLHALMFAQRYYRQHCPQLAHFNGLLQLAQSDKERLLQEQIATSLTEHQGQNLARMASHEEASQLAGVDLSFGGLYFPNAGWLEPQKVCAALLEHKNITRYQGTAVETLTRQDDRWLLRTEGKEIETEALILCGANDIRSFAPAEALPLRPIRGQVSRVRATETSAKLKIALCGEGYITPAHEGRQSFGATFKLKETATELRESEHWENLQTLAELLPQFAKEFSNQDFCGRAALRAATPDYLPIAGPIPDWESLDSTYANLRKNRKLLIAERSNYQAGLYVMGGLGSRGFTYAPLTAELLASWIMGGPLPVSADLAKALHPARFAIRDLGKNR, from the coding sequence GTGAGCAAATCCGGCAAACACGCGGATATCCAGTGGCGCGAAGACGGCCAACCCCTGTCCCGCGCCTATGACGATATCTATTTCTCCACCGCCTCCGGCCTGGAGGAAACCCGCTACGTATTCCTGCAACAAAATGCGCTAGCGGAGCGCTGGGCAACCCTGCCTGAAAACGCCACTTTTACTATTGGCGAAACCGGCTTTGGTACCGGTTTAAACTTTCTCGCCGCCTGGGAGCTATGGCTGAAAACCGCTCCAAAGAATGCGCAGCTGCACTTTATTACAGTGGAGAAATTTCCCCTGCATCCCCAGGATCTGCAGCGCGCCCTGGCACTGTGGCCACAACTGCAGCCCTACTGCCAAGCTTTGATTGAAGCCTACCCCCCATTATTGGCCGAAGGCGTTCACCGCCTGCAGTTCGGTCCAGTAAAGCTAACTCTGATTATTGGGGAGGCCAGCCAGGCTTTAGATAGTTTGCGCATACAACAAGAGAACCGCGATCGGTACGTCGATGCCTGGTTTCTGGATGGTTTTGCGCCGGCCAAGAATCCGGACATGTGGACTGAAGAGTTGTTCGCAAACATGGCCCGCCTGAGTCGACCCGGCGCCACTTTCGCCACCTTTACTTGTGCGGGACTGGTCAAGCGTGGCCTACGCGAGGCGGGCTTCGCCCTGCGTAAAGTGCCGGGATTTGGCAGCAAACGGGAAATGCTGTGCGGCACTCTGGAGCAGTTACATAACTCTCAGCACCATAACACTCCTTGGCACCTGCCCCGCAGCGAGCCACAGCAGCCGCAATCTGCCACAGTAATCGGTGGCGGTATTTCTGGCGCCACCATTGCCAGGGCACTCGCAGAGCGCGGTGTACAAGTACAAATTATTGAGCGCGGACCGGCCCCCGGCAGCGGCGGTTCCGGCAACGACCAGGGCATACTCTACGGCAAGCTCTCCCCCAAGCCGGGCCCCAATGGGGATTTCAATCTGCACGCCCTGATGTTCGCCCAGCGATATTACAGGCAACACTGCCCGCAGCTCGCACATTTTAACGGCCTCTTACAACTGGCTCAGAGTGATAAGGAGAGGCTGCTACAGGAGCAGATCGCCACTAGCCTGACAGAGCACCAAGGGCAAAACCTGGCCCGAATGGCTTCTCATGAGGAGGCCAGTCAGCTAGCCGGTGTAGATCTCAGTTTTGGCGGGCTCTACTTCCCCAATGCGGGCTGGCTGGAACCCCAAAAAGTGTGCGCTGCGCTCCTGGAACACAAAAATATCACCCGATACCAGGGCACAGCAGTGGAAACACTGACTCGCCAAGATGACAGATGGCTGCTGCGTACAGAAGGCAAAGAGATAGAAACGGAGGCGCTCATTCTCTGTGGAGCCAATGATATTCGCAGCTTTGCGCCGGCTGAAGCCCTACCCCTGCGGCCAATACGCGGCCAGGTCTCCCGAGTGCGCGCCACAGAGACCTCCGCAAAATTAAAAATTGCCCTCTGTGGCGAGGGCTATATCACTCCGGCCCACGAGGGACGCCAGAGCTTCGGCGCCACCTTTAAACTCAAGGAAACCGCCACAGAGTTACGTGAAAGTGAGCATTGGGAAAACCTGCAGACACTGGCAGAACTGCTGCCACAGTTTGCCAAGGAATTTTCCAATCAGGATTTCTGTGGCCGCGCCGCTCTGCGCGCTGCTACACCGGATTACTTGCCAATTGCCGGACCAATTCCCGACTGGGAGTCCCTGGACAGCACCTACGCAAACTTGCGCAAAAACCGCAAATTATTGATCGCCGAGCGGTCGAACTATCAGGCGGGGCTCTACGTGATGGGCGGCCTTGGCTCCCGTGGTTTTACCTACGCGCCGCTAACGGCCGAATTACTCGCCAGCTGGATTATGGGTGGGCCCCTGCCTGTCAGCGCAGATCTGGCCAAAGCTTTACATCCAGCGCGCTTTGCCATCCGCGACCTGGGTAAAAATCGCTAA
- the fldB gene encoding flavodoxin FldB, whose translation MPSSQAPIGLFYGSSTCYTEMAAEKIRQYIGPQWIDLHNVAEADINLAEDYDFLLFGIPTWDYGELQEDWENIWDDLAGLDLHGKTVALFGLGDQEGYPEWFQDALGYLHAQLLACGARAVGYWPAEGYEFEESKGLTEDGSQFVGLALDEENEFDLSEERISRWCDQVMREFGLKDGA comes from the coding sequence ATGCCAAGCTCCCAAGCTCCAATAGGCCTGTTTTACGGCTCCAGCACCTGCTACACCGAAATGGCCGCAGAAAAAATCCGCCAATATATTGGCCCCCAGTGGATCGACCTACACAACGTGGCCGAGGCGGATATCAACCTGGCCGAGGACTACGATTTCTTACTGTTTGGTATTCCCACCTGGGATTACGGGGAGCTGCAGGAAGATTGGGAGAATATCTGGGACGACCTGGCAGGGCTGGACCTGCACGGTAAGACCGTCGCCCTGTTTGGGCTCGGCGACCAGGAAGGCTACCCAGAGTGGTTCCAAGACGCCCTGGGTTATCTGCACGCTCAACTGCTCGCCTGCGGCGCCCGTGCGGTAGGTTACTGGCCTGCCGAGGGCTATGAATTTGAGGAGTCCAAAGGGCTGACCGAAGATGGCAGCCAATTTGTTGGCCTCGCCCTCGATGAAGAGAATGAATTTGACCTCAGCGAGGAGCGTATTAGCCGCTGGTGCGACCAGGTCATGCGCGAATTCGGCCTTAAGGACGGAGCCTGA
- a CDS encoding DUF502 domain-containing protein, whose amino-acid sequence MTRVKTFITLTLLGGLAVVLPIAILVLLFQWLLGQVSEIVAPAVTWLEANTEFKDTLAKLVVIALILGGCFLIGLLVKTSIGNWLHRHVDHWLGRLAPGYSTIKDLVVQFIGGGGEGVLSGPVARVRIHGADNPLTVTAIVTSQHANGEMTVYVPTAPVPTSGFVFHVPAECVEILPGVSVEAAMKTIVACGAGSASLLASPGKTKAEKA is encoded by the coding sequence ATGACCAGAGTAAAAACCTTTATTACCTTGACCCTTTTGGGTGGTTTGGCGGTGGTGCTGCCCATCGCAATCTTAGTACTTTTATTCCAGTGGTTGTTAGGCCAGGTCAGTGAAATTGTCGCCCCCGCCGTTACTTGGCTGGAAGCGAATACAGAATTCAAGGATACCCTTGCCAAGCTTGTGGTGATAGCGCTGATTCTGGGAGGCTGCTTCTTGATTGGCCTGCTAGTGAAAACCAGTATCGGCAACTGGCTGCATCGCCATGTTGATCATTGGCTCGGTCGCCTGGCACCAGGGTATAGCACCATTAAAGATTTGGTTGTGCAATTTATTGGCGGTGGTGGTGAGGGGGTACTTTCTGGGCCTGTGGCACGAGTGCGCATCCATGGTGCGGATAATCCGCTCACGGTGACGGCGATTGTGACCTCTCAGCACGCCAATGGCGAGATGACGGTTTACGTACCAACGGCTCCAGTGCCCACATCGGGATTTGTTTTCCATGTGCCTGCGGAATGTGTGGAAATACTGCCTGGCGTAAGCGTTGAAGCGGCCATGAAAACTATCGTGGCCTGTGGGGCCGGCAGTGCCAGTCTGTTGGCCTCACCGGGGAAAACGAAAGCAGAGAAAGCTTAA
- the trmL gene encoding tRNA (uridine(34)/cytosine(34)/5-carboxymethylaminomethyluridine(34)-2'-O)-methyltransferase TrmL, whose translation MFKIVLYQPEIAPNTGNIIRLCANTGAELHLIEPLGFDMDDKRLRRAGLDYSEYSRVVRHPDWQAFIDNEKPARVLALSTKGSHSHTSVEYQDGDAIVFGPETRGLPAEFLQMVGQENTLRIPMRAESRSINLSNAAAIVIYEAWRQLDFNGAIDQQ comes from the coding sequence ATGTTCAAAATTGTCCTATACCAACCGGAAATTGCCCCGAACACCGGCAATATTATTCGACTTTGCGCCAACACCGGCGCCGAGCTGCACCTGATCGAACCCCTGGGTTTCGACATGGACGACAAACGCCTGCGCCGTGCCGGGCTCGATTACAGTGAATATAGCCGCGTGGTTCGCCACCCTGACTGGCAGGCTTTTATCGACAACGAAAAACCTGCGCGGGTGTTGGCCCTCTCCACCAAAGGCAGCCACAGTCATACCTCGGTGGAATACCAAGACGGCGATGCCATTGTGTTTGGCCCCGAAACCCGCGGTTTACCGGCAGAGTTTCTACAAATGGTGGGTCAAGAGAACACTCTGCGCATCCCCATGCGCGCCGAGAGCCGCAGTATCAACCTGTCCAACGCCGCCGCCATTGTGATCTATGAAGCTTGGCGACAGCTCGACTTCAACGGCGCCATAGACCAGCAGTAA